A single region of the Silene latifolia isolate original U9 population chromosome 8, ASM4854445v1, whole genome shotgun sequence genome encodes:
- the LOC141596003 gene encoding nuclear-pore anchor-like, with translation MPSFISDEEFAIVLAAGDVTAVAEKADAFIQTLNSDIETAKAKADAASITAEQTCSILEQKFISLSSEFSAVESRNLQLEGDLQQRSSELAQVQSEKHQLYLKFIEKDGEIERLKTEVSEVQKSKRQLLELLGVKDAEINEKNSTIKSYVDKISDLTDRAAKREARVSEVEAELLRCRAHCEKSLQEKELFEKHNAWLNAELTAKVDSFLEQRKKSAEFEADMSAKLADIEKQYNECSSSLSWHKERVRELELRLESLQRELCLAKDDASAVEQRYSAEISTVSKLVDLYKESSEEWSRKAGELEGVIKALETQLSQTESDYKDKCEKEAAARREAEKETLNLTEKVSKLEAELEYSRRASELDMFPLSSFTTDTLTSTAKASDLAVVPHVASGVSGTALAASLLREGWSLAKMYANYQEAADALRHEQMGRKQIEATLERILVEIEEKASILLDERAEHERLAEAYALMNQKLQQSLSEKGTLEKVIRELKAEVKKCEREHSYAQKEIIDLQNQVTILLKECRDVQLRCGSVNQQYMDDDITISLTEVNDESDIQKVISEHLVSVKDIKALVEQNAKLRNLVRSLSDEVQIREMQVKEQFGEELQKHKEEAASRVAAVLERAEEQGKMIESLHSSVSMFKRLFEEEHRLRSSGSQTAVAPPANEGKDFMLLLERSQETAKQLQEQASERVRCLEDELASLKTEIISLRSERDKLALEANFAQEKLERFVKEFNHQREESNGILVRNIEFSQIIVNYQKKLRENSESVHSAEELTRKLNMELAVLRREKELLLNSEKRAQDEVLDLSQRVYRLQASLDTVLSTEQVREEARAEERRKSEEHISQIERQLAEAQNELQEERNNVRTLSHNHELTVKDAMRQVEDMGKRLEVALQAVIAADRRAAAAEAKYSDLERNLKLAEANMDGQDRVLNLSASASEGTGDLTMANQEIERLKSEALASKNHMEQYKSIAQVNEGALKQIESAHEGFKLEAEQLKMSLESEIKSLRDRVLELENESSLKWKEAASAASQKDEALASAMAEITALKEEASNKVAQFVAMEVQVSVLNEDLERAHQRAHAVQANYERQVILQAETIQELTKTSQALALVQEEASELRRTAEAYKSENIELKAKWVVEKSELEKSKNEAEKKYDEINDQNKVLHNQLEALHLKLTEKERGAAGIASASTSNDSQSEAGLHSVVSYLRRSREIAETEISLLKQEKLRLQSHLEKALKAAEASLSAERENSRSLFTEDEFKALKLQVSEINLLRESNMQLREENRHNFEECQKLREAAQIAKVEAEKLQNILKEREHEIECFRKEIELYKKEKERLERRISDMLEASNKVNLEDYNLLKSEVEELKDSVREKEAVIADTSKIMSQKQELMAKLEQDLGRTKLELSERDGHVAQVEALKLDVDKQKKINIALKRRTEVFSRDKETLSKQKDVLLKEKDTLINEKEVLGKEKDALLKEKEFLGKEKDGLLKEKEVLLKENEALSKEKQATLKQLEDLRGEKKATLDTSVDLANSRIKLLESTVSKQRKEKEKRLSIEKLIIAKVENVDTERKKFQHELEKQKEAARKISEELEKLKHARDSLPEGTSVVHLLSGNSLDDLASAYVLAIEKFEREAHLVLNEVANQGSVGNSSAMDATPVVVSTVQVAVVETPVTKPSTAPPTCPPAKTIEESETKVSMLKARKLVRPRLPKSGEPSRNVEMSDSEGSKTAGNASSMQEMAIQSTVTVSSEHPSRKRPLSPSPSDPQEEQLQVGDPTHPSTVVQEPILKKSKGLDSLNDEVHGQTTAPANVETILTIGQLLDAVRNVPQGLANSTSDFGKDVETAEGLGDEGRESEQPDDAKTLDIEKDNIADNDYADKEDAVEQMVNEASDLLADQDDQQPMMDDTTIIESRDAMDAHPEQFTTSSMPSPSQVHDAREMISSEISNANEHIEEGELAEDVTDVQDKSINGEEGTAGDVNNTCKAISGVAEGTMSTTESVLSRENSSNVESGQDLEQPSQALGTINIADRARARAAARLGQNSPASTSASASVSASPPPVRTIRRGRGGAMARNRGRRGGRQG, from the exons ATGCCGTCATTCATCTCCGACGAGGAATTCGCCATCGTCCTCGCCGCCGGTGACGTCACCGCGGTGGCGGAAAAAGCCGACGCATTCATCCAAACCCTAAATTCTGATATCGAGACAGCAAAAGCGAAAGCTGATGCGGCGTCTATTACTGCCGAGCAAACTTGCTCGATTTTGGAGCAGAAATTTATATCACTATCGTCGGAATTCTCCGCTGTCGAATCGCGTAATTTGCAGCTTGAAGGTGATCTTCAACAACGATCATCTGAGCTTGCGCAAGTGCAATCGGAAAAACACCAGCTTTACTTGAAATTT ATTGAAAAAGATGGAGAGATTGAACGATTGAAGACGGAAGTTTCAGAGGTGCAGAAGTCAAAGAGACAGCTGTTGGAATTGTTAGGGGTTAAAGATGCAGAAATCAATGAGAAAAATTCCACAATTAAAAGTTATGTTGATAAAATCTCGGACTTAACAGACCGTGCTGCTAAAAGAGAAGCAAGAGTTAGTGAGGTTGAGGCGGAGCTGCTCCGCTGCCGGGCACATTGTGAGAAATCATTGCAAGAAAAAGAACTTTTCGAGAAACATAATGCTTGGCTCAACGCTGAATTGACCGCCAAAGTCGATAGTTTCCTGGAGCAGCGTAAGAAAAGTGCTGAATTTGAGGCAGACATGTCTGCAAAATTAGCCGATATTGAGAAGCAGTATAACGAGTGTTCCAGTTCTTTGAGTTGGCATAAGGAGAGGGTTAGAGAGCTAGAACTGAGGTTGGAATCTTTGCAGCGGGAGCTTTGTTTGGCCAAAGATGATGCGTCAGCTGTTGAACAGCGGTATTCGGCGGAAATCTCAACAGTTTCTAAACTTGTTGATCTATACAAAGAGAGTTCAGAGGAGTGGTCTCGGAAGGCCGGAGAGCTTGAGGGGGTAATCAAAGCATTAGAAACCCAATTAAGTCAAACCGAAAGTGATTACAAAGACAAGTGTGAGAAAGAAGCTGCTGCTAGAAGGGAAGCTGAAAAGGAAACTTTGAATTTGACCGAGAAAGTTTCAAAATTAGAGGCTGAACTTGAGTATAGCAGGAGAGCAAGTGAGCTGGATATGTTCCCACTGAGTAGTTTTACAACTGACACTTTGACAAGCACCGCTAAGGCTAGTGATCTTGCAGTTGTTCCTCATGTCGCATCAG GTGTTTCTGGTACAGCACTTGCCGCTTCCCTGCTTCGAGAGGGTTGGAGTCTTGCTAAAATGTATGCCAATTACCAGGAGGCTGCCGATGCATTGCGACACGAGCAGATGGGCAGAAAGCAAATTGAAGCGACTTTGGAGCGAATCCTTGTTGAAATAGAAGAAAAAGCTTCTATCCTTCTCGATGAAAGAGCGGAGCATGAACGCTTGGCTGAGGCTTACGCTTTGATGAATCAGAAGTTGCAACAGTCACTTTCTGAGAAGGGCACTTTAGAGAAGGTCATTCGAGAACTAAAGGCTGAGGTGAAGAAGTGTGAACGTGAGCATAGCTATGCACAGAAGGAGATTATAGATCTTCAAAATCAGGTTACCATACTTCTGAAGGAATGCCGCGATGTTCAATTGCGTTGTGGATCTGTGAACCAGCAGTACATGGATGATGACATTACTATTTCTTTGACTGAGGTGAATGATGAATCTGATATTCAGAAGGTTATTTCTGAGCATTTGGTTTCTGTGAAGGATATAAAGGCATTGGTTGAGCAGAATGCTAAGCTTCGAAACCTGGTTCGAAGCCTTTCGGATGAGGTTCAAATCCGAGAAATGCAGGTAAAGGAACAATTTGGAGAGGAGCTGCAAAAGCACAAGGAGGAAGCTGCTTCCAGAGTTGCAGCTGTGCTTGAGAGAGCAGAGGAGCAAGGGAAGATGATTGAGTCTCTTCATTCTTCGGTGTCAATGTTTAAGAGATTGTTCGAGGAGGAACATCGACTACGCTCTTCTGGATCTCAGACTGCTGTTGCACCTCCTGCCAATGAGGGGAAGGACTTCATGCTACTTCTAGAACGTTCCCAGGAAACTGCAAAACAGCTCCAAGAACAGGCCAGTGAGCGTGTGAGATGCCTGGAAGATGAGCTGGCTAGCTTGAAGACTGAGATAATATCGCTGCGGTCTGAGAGAGATAAGCTGGCACTGGAAGCAAACTTTGCACAGGAAAAACTGGAGAGATTTGTGAAGGAATTTAATCATCAAAGAGAAGAATCCAATGGTATTTTAGTGCGGAACATCGAGTTCTCTCAGATCATTGTTAACTATCAAAAGAAGCTTCGTGAAAATTCTGAATCTGTTCATTCAGCTGAGGAGCTTACACGGAAACTTAATATGGAGCTCGCTGTTTTAAGGCGTGAAAAAGAGTTGCTTTTGAATTCCGAGAAAAGGGCTCAGGATGAAGTGCTGGATTTGTCCCAGAGAGTATACCGACTTCAAGCTTCTTTAGATACTGTACTAAGCACTGAACAAGTTCGAGAGGAAGCCAGAGCTGAAGAAAGGAGGAAGTCAGAAGAACACATCAGTCAAATTGAGAGGCAATTGGCCGAGGCTCAGAATGAGCTTCAAGAGGAACGTAACAATGTTCGCACTCTTTCACACAACCACGAGCTCACGGTAAAAGATGCTATGAGACAAGTTGAAGATATGGGTAAAAGATTAGAAGTTGCATTGCAGGCTGTTATAGCTGCTGATAGGAGGGCCGCTGCAGCCGAGGCAAAATATTCTGATCTTGAAAGAAACTTGAAATTGGCTGAAGCTAATATGGATGGGCAAGATAGGGTACTTAATTTATCAGCTTCAGCTAGTGAGGGTACTGGGGACTTAACTATGGCAAACCAAGAGATTGAGCGGCTGAAATCAGAAGCTCTAGCCAGTAAGAACCATATGGAACAGTACAAGAGCATTGCACAAGTTAATGAAGGTGCATTGAAACAGATCGAATCTGCTCATGAGGGCTTTAAACTTGAGGCTGAGCAATTAAAAATGTCTCTTGAATCAGAAATCAAGTCTCTCAGAGACCGAGTTCTTGAACTTGAAAACGAATCAAGTTTGAAATGGAAGGAAGCGGCTTCTGCAGCCTCTCAGAAAGATGAAGCACTTGCTTCGGCTATGGCAGAAATTACCGCTCTGAAGGAAGAAGCTTCAAACAAAGTTGCTCAGTTCGTGGCAATGGAAGTCCAGGTTTCTGTGCTGAATGAAGACCTGGAGAGGGCGCATCAACGAGCACATGCCGTTCAAGCCAATTATGAGAGGCAGGTTATCTTACAGGCTGAAACTATTCAGGAGTTGACGAAAACATCACAAGCTTTAGCTTTAGTTCAGGAGGAAGCATCTGAACTGCGAAGAACTGCTGAGGCCTACAAATCTGAAAATATTGAACTCAAGGCTAAGTGGGTCGTCGAAAAGTCAGAGTTAGAGAAATCAAAGAATGAAGCTGAGAAGAAATATGATGAAATTAATGACCAAAATAAAGTTTTGCACAATCAGCTTGAAGCCTTGCACTTAAAACTAACTGAGAAGGAACGAGGTGCTGCAGGTATTGCTTCTGCAAGTACCAGTAATGACTCTCAGAGTGAAGCTGGCTTGCATAGTGTGGTTAGTTATCTCCGGCGCTCAAGGGAGATAGCGGAAACTGAGATCTCCTTGTTGAAGCAG GAGAAACTGCGGCTGCAATCTCATCTGGAGAAAGCTTTAAAGGCAGCTGAAGCCTCACTTAGTGCTGAACGTGAGAATTCAAGAAGCTTGTTCACGGAAGATGAATTCAAAGCTTTGAAACTTCAGGTGAGTGAAATTAATTTGTTGCGGGAGAGCAATATGCAACTCAGGGAGGAAAATAGGCATAACTTTGAGGAGTGCCAGAAACTGCGTGAAGCTGCTCAGATTGCAAAAGTTGAGGCTGAGAAGCTGCAGAACATCCTCAAAGAGAGAGAGCATGAGATCGAGTGCTTCAGGAAAGAAATAGAACTGTACAAGAAAGAGAAGGAGCGTTTAGAAAGGCGAATATCTGATATGCTTGAGGCTTCCAATAAAGTAAATTTGGAAGACTATAATCTCTTGAAAAGTGAAGTTGAAGAGCTGAAGGACAGTGTGAGGGAAAAAGAAGCTGTAATTGCAGATACTTCAAAAATAATGTCTCAAAAGCAAGAACTGATGGCAAAACTTGAACAAGATTTAGGGAGAACTAAATTAGAGTTATCTGAGAGAGATGGTCATGTTGCTCAGGTTGAGGCCTTGAAATTGGATGTTGATAAGCAAAAGAAGATTAATATTGCTCTTAAGCGGAGGACAGAGGTTTTTTCGAGGGATAAAGAAACATTGTCTAAACAGAAGGACGTCCTGTTGAAAGAAAAGGATACCCTTATAAACGAGAAGGAAGTTTTAGGAAAGGAGAAGGATGCTCTATTGAAGGAGAAGGAATTTTTGGGGAAGGAGAAGGATGGTCTATTGAAAGAGAAGGAAGTACTCCTAAAGGAAAATGAGGCATTAAGCAAAGAGAAGCAGGCAACCTTAAAACAGTTGGAGGACCTCCGCGGGGAGAAAAAGGCTACGTTAGATACCTCAGTTGACTTGGCTAATAGCAGGATAAAGTTACTTGAGTCTACTGTGAGCAAGCAAAGAAAGGAAAAGGAGAAGCGTTTGAGCATCGAAAAATTGATCATAGCTAAAGTAGAGAATGTTGATACGGAGAGAAAGAAGTTTCAACATGAACTTGAAAAGCAAAAGGAGGCTGCGAGGAAGATTTCCGAGGAGCTTGAGAAGCTTAAACATGCAAGGGACAGCCTTCCTGAGGGAACCTCAGTGGTTCACCTTCTTTCTGGAAATAGCTTGGATGACCTAGCCTCAGCATACGTGTTGGCTATTGAAAAGTTTGAAAGAGAAGCCCACTTAGTTTTGAATGAAGTTGCTAACCAGGGTTCTGTTGGTAATTCTTCTGCCATGGATGCGACTCCAGTGGTGGTTAGTACCGTTCAGGTAGCAGTAGTTGAAACCCCAGTAACTAAACCATCTACTGCTCCTCCAACTTGCCCACCTGCAAAAACTATTGAAGAAAGTGAGACAAAAGTATCTATGCTAAAAGCCAGGAAGTTGGTTCGACCTCGACTTCCCAAGTCTGGAGAGCCAAGTCGTAATGTTGAAATGTCAGACTCAGAAGGGTCTAAGACTGCTGGAAATGCCAGTTCAATGCAGGAGATGGCAATACAGTCAACTGTTACTGTGTCCTCCGAACATCCTTCTCGAAAGCGCCCTCTGTCTCCTTCTCCATCTGACCCGCAAGAGGAACAACTTCAAGTTGGTGATCCAACTCATCCAAGTACTGTTGTCCAAGAACCTATACTAAAAAAGTCAAAGGGCTTAGATTCACTGAACGATGAGGTTCATGGACAGACCACTGCTCCAGCAAATGTTGAAACCATACTTACAATAGGACAATTACTTGATGCTGTCAGAAATGTACCTCAAGGTTTGGCTAATAGCACTTCTGATTTCGGGAAGGATGTTGAAACTGCCGAAGGATTAGGAGACGAGGGCAGAGAATCTGAACAACCAGATGATGCGAAGACATTAGATATAGAGAAAGATAACATAGCTGATAATGATTATGCTGACAAGGAAGATGCGGTGGAACAGATGGTCAATGAAGCATCTGATTTACTAGCTGATCAAGATGACCAGCAACCCATGATGGATGACACAACTATTATTGAAAGTCGAGATGCAATGGATGCTCACCCTGAACAGTTTACTACATCAAGCATGCCTTCTCCTTCCCAAGTTCATGATGCCCGTGAGATGATTTCTTCTGAGATTTCAAATGCCAATGAGCACATCGAAGAAGGTGAACTAGCTGAAGATGTTACTGATGTTCAGGATAAATCCATTAATGGCGAGGAAGGAACCGCCGGAGATGTCAACAATACTTGCAAAGCCATTTCTGGTGTTGCTGAAGGAACAATGTCAACTACGGAATCTGTTCTTTCCAGAGAAAATAGTTCTAATGTCGAAAGCGGTCAGGACTTGGAACAACCATCACAGGCTTTGGGGACCATAAATATAGCTGATAGAGCTAGGGCACGAGCAGCAGCAAGGCTTGGACAGAACTCCCCTGCTTCTACTTCTGCTTCGGCTTCAGTTTCTGCTTCGCCTCCTCCTGTGCGGACCATAAGGCGAGGTCGAGGAGGGGCAATGGCGCGTAACAGAGGCCGGCGAGGTGGACGACAAGGCTAA
- the LOC141597518 gene encoding transcription initiation factor IIB-2-like — MDLICGECKRITEVVCDHASGDTLCSECGLVLESRSIDESNEWRNFANDNNNNDNDPNRVGKATNPLLDNTYLTTFIVNTNGEQKDPKNFISCDSTTLDKSYHQLVIAFAKLGNMVDHLGLVDTIRDRGCELFKKIFHVNKQKACRGRNINAILGACLLVACQQKNLPRTVKEICSLINDENATKKEVMRVKSFIMKQLVNFGGDGDGDGAVEGIGRTIRAGDLVRRFCSNLGISNNRVMKAALETAIKCEDEVDLRRSPISVAAAVVYMVIQLNGDEKKAQARLRRSLKEIATVMKVGESTLRNTYKDLYPYATKIVPSWYVNPDTIEDLLCPPSFGGHGWLVN; from the coding sequence ATGGACTTAATATGTGGCGAATGCAAGAGAATAACGGAAGTGGTGTGTGACCATGCGTCAGGGGACACGTTATGTTCCGAATGTGGACTCGTCCTCGAGTCACGCTCAATAGACGAGTCCAATGAATGGCGAAATTTCGCTAACGataacaacaataacgataaCGACCCTAACCGAGTTGGTAAGGCTACAAACCCGTTACTAGATAACACCTATTTAACTACATTTATCGTAAATACAAATGGTGAACAAAAAGACCCGAAAAACTTCATTAGTTGTGACTCTACTACACTCGACAAATCGTACCACCAACTCGTAATCGCGTTTGCTAAGCTCGGAAATATGGTCGATCACCTAGGATTAGTCGACACGATACGCGACCGTGGTTGCGAGTTATTCAAGAAAATTTTCCATGTGAATAAGCAGAAAGCGTGTCGAGGACGAAACATCAATGCGATACTCGGCGCGTGTTTGTTAGTCGCATGTCAACAGAAGAATTTACCGAGGACGGTTAAGGAGATTTGTTCGTTGATTAACGACGAAAATGCGACGAAGAAAGAGGTCATGAGGGTGAAAAGCTTCATCATGAAACAATTGGTTAATTTTGGCGGCGATGGAGACGGCGATGGTGCGGTAGAGGGGATAGGGAGGACGATTAGGGCGGGGGATTTGGTAAGGCGGTTTTGTTCGAATTTGGGGATTTCGAATAATAGAGTGATGAAGGCGGCTTTAGAGACCGCGATAAAATGTGAAGACGAGGTCGATTTGAGGAGAAGTCCGATTTCTGTCGCGGCCGCGGTAGTTTACATGGTTATTCAATTAAATGGGGACGAAAAAAAAGCGCAAGCGAGGTTGAGACGGAGTTTGAAAGAAATTGCAACGGTTATGAAAGTCGGGGAGAGTACGCTTCGGAATACTTATAAGGATTTGTACCCTTATGCTACTAAAATTGTCCCTAGTTGGTATGTTAATCCTGATACAATTGAGGATTTGTTGTGCCCTCCTTCTTTTGGAGGACATGGGTGGTTGGTTAATTAa